In Nocardia sputorum, a single genomic region encodes these proteins:
- a CDS encoding DUF3662 and FHA domain-containing protein encodes MGIVSRFERRLQGAVGDVFARVFGGSVVPQEVEAALQREAADHVQDLGGGHLLAPNSYVITINSSDHQQLDADHDLTTRAFAKHLQDYIRDQGWQTYGEVHVAFEASPTLHTGQFRASGRVDPDVGHRASAARGPESPPQRPANPQPGAGPMTQNSGYDPSREPAESDPRNRGYAPPPAGRGGPQNGAYRDDYGRGGAYGADYQAPDAQQGYGDYQNGYDYPQGGQGYGQQGGYGESGYGQQGGYTDRGYGQQGYGEPGYGQPGYGEPGYGQQGYADQGYGQPGYSESGYGQQGYADQGYGQQGYGQPGYGQSGYTDPGYGDQNYADQGGYGQEEQGGYGQAYSQQPGYGAPQGYAGGAGYGAAPQAGSGYSATLQLDDGSGRTYQLREGSNIIGRGQDAHFRLPDTGVSRRHIEVRWDGQTAMLSDLGSTNGTLVNGSPVQDWQLADGDVIRAGHSEILIRIV; translated from the coding sequence ATGGGCATCGTTTCGCGATTCGAGCGTCGCCTGCAAGGCGCCGTCGGTGACGTGTTCGCCCGAGTGTTCGGCGGCAGTGTCGTACCCCAGGAGGTGGAGGCGGCGCTGCAACGCGAGGCCGCCGACCACGTCCAGGACCTGGGCGGCGGGCATCTGCTTGCGCCCAACAGCTATGTGATCACGATCAACTCCTCCGATCACCAGCAGTTGGATGCCGACCACGACCTCACCACCCGCGCGTTCGCCAAACACCTCCAGGACTACATCCGCGACCAAGGCTGGCAGACCTACGGCGAAGTACACGTGGCGTTCGAGGCATCACCTACGCTGCACACCGGACAGTTCAGGGCGAGTGGCCGCGTCGATCCCGACGTCGGACACAGAGCCAGCGCGGCTCGCGGCCCCGAATCACCGCCACAACGACCTGCAAACCCGCAACCAGGAGCTGGCCCCATGACGCAGAACTCAGGCTACGACCCGAGCCGTGAGCCCGCGGAGTCCGATCCACGCAACCGCGGGTACGCTCCACCGCCTGCCGGTCGCGGCGGTCCGCAGAACGGCGCGTACCGCGACGACTACGGCCGCGGCGGCGCGTACGGGGCGGATTACCAGGCTCCGGACGCGCAGCAGGGTTACGGCGACTACCAGAACGGCTACGACTACCCGCAGGGTGGCCAGGGATACGGCCAGCAGGGCGGCTACGGCGAGTCCGGCTACGGCCAGCAGGGCGGCTACACCGACCGCGGCTACGGCCAGCAAGGCTACGGCGAGCCGGGTTACGGCCAGCCAGGCTACGGCGAGCCGGGTTACGGCCAGCAGGGCTATGCCGACCAAGGCTACGGCCAGCCGGGCTACAGCGAATCCGGCTACGGCCAGCAGGGCTACGCCGACCAGGGTTACGGCCAGCAGGGCTACGGTCAGCCCGGGTACGGCCAGTCCGGATACACCGACCCGGGCTACGGCGATCAGAACTACGCCGACCAGGGCGGCTACGGCCAGGAAGAGCAGGGCGGCTACGGCCAGGCATACTCCCAGCAACCGGGGTACGGCGCGCCGCAGGGCTACGCGGGCGGAGCAGGCTACGGCGCCGCGCCGCAGGCAGGTTCGGGCTATTCGGCGACCCTCCAGCTGGACGACGGCAGCGGCCGGACTTACCAGCTGCGGGAAGGCAGCAACATCATCGGCCGCGGCCAGGACGCGCACTTCCGCCTGCCCGACACGGGCGTCTCGCGCAGGCACATCGAGGTGCGCTGGGACGGCCAGACCGCGATGTTGTCCGACCTCGGCTCCACCAACGGCACCCTGGTGAACGGTTCCCCCGTGCAGGATTGGCAGCTCGCCGACGGCGACGTCATCCGTGCCGGGCACTCCGAGATCCTGATCCGCATCGTCTGA
- a CDS encoding ester cyclase: protein MSLEANKALVRRFYQEIDAGNVDAMDEIVAEDYIDHSPPPFPGLAPGREGLKQAFRMFWDATPGRHVIEDQLAEGDRVVTRLTAYGRHTGDLPGIPATGNELTMTGTAIHRIADGKIAEKWSDKDVLGFLQQLGVLPAVGGH from the coding sequence ATGTCGCTGGAAGCCAACAAGGCGCTGGTCCGCCGGTTCTATCAGGAAATCGACGCGGGGAACGTCGACGCCATGGACGAAATCGTCGCGGAGGATTACATCGATCACTCGCCGCCGCCCTTTCCCGGCCTCGCCCCGGGTCGGGAGGGCCTCAAACAGGCGTTCCGCATGTTCTGGGACGCCACTCCAGGACGGCACGTGATCGAGGATCAGCTCGCGGAAGGCGACCGGGTCGTCACCCGGCTCACCGCGTACGGCCGGCACACCGGCGACCTGCCGGGGATACCGGCGACCGGGAACGAATTGACGATGACCGGCACGGCGATCCACCGGATCGCGGACGGCAAGATCGCGGAGAAGTGGTCCGACAAGGACGTGCTCGGATTTTTGCAGCAACTGGGCGTACTGCCCGCTGTGGGAGGACACTGA